A stretch of the Leptospiraceae bacterium genome encodes the following:
- a CDS encoding leucine-rich repeat domain-containing protein has translation MTPQPILKKIQEAKDKQLKQLSLRESKLTEIPVEVFELEQLEELDLTDNKIKIIPEEIRKLKNLKRIDVDKNPLETIQDISGLCIDFEQYKKFKPILTKENIFGLVIENQKDFPEEVTELSALSLLEIKKMEGASEQILNFKILTTLGLYECNLVEIPEHISKLEKLTSLSLSGNQIKEIPEHIIKLENLTSLYLSSNQIKEIPEHIIKLENLTFLYLSSNQIKEIPEHISKLEKLTSLYLRRNQIKEIPEHISKLENLTSLDLSRNQIKEIPEHISKLENLTSLYLSSNQIKEIPEHISKLENLTSLDLNSNQIKEIKEHISKLENLTSLDLSSNQIKEIPEHISKLENLTSLDLSSTDKRAISNGNLFFRFE, from the coding sequence ATGACACCACAACCTATACTTAAAAAAATCCAAGAAGCGAAAGACAAGCAGTTGAAGCAATTGAGCCTAAGAGAATCAAAACTTACGGAAATTCCAGTAGAAGTCTTTGAACTGGAACAGTTGGAAGAGTTGGATTTAACTGATAACAAAATCAAAATTATACCTGAAGAAATACGGAAGTTGAAGAACTTAAAGCGGATTGATGTGGACAAAAATCCACTAGAAACGATACAAGACATTTCAGGACTTTGTATTGATTTCGAGCAATATAAAAAGTTCAAACCTATTCTCACAAAAGAAAATATATTTGGATTAGTAATCGAGAATCAAAAAGACTTTCCAGAAGAAGTTACTGAATTATCGGCATTATCTTTACTGGAAATTAAAAAAATGGAGGGAGCATCTGAACAAATTCTAAATTTTAAGATTTTAACAACTCTAGGATTGTATGAATGTAATCTTGTAGAAATTCCGGAGCATATAAGCAAACTGGAAAAACTTACTTCTTTATCTTTGAGTGGCAACCAGATAAAAGAAATTCCGGAGCATATAATCAAACTGGAAAATCTTACTTCTTTATATTTGAGTAGCAACCAGATAAAAGAAATTCCAGAGCATATAATCAAACTGGAAAATCTTACTTTTTTATATTTGAGTAGCAACCAGATAAAAGAAATTCCGGAGCATATAAGCAAACTGGAAAAACTTACTTCTTTATATTTGAGAAGGAACCAGATAAAAGAAATTCCGGAGCATATAAGCAAACTGGAAAATCTTACTTCTTTAGATTTGAGTAGGAACCAGATAAAAGAAATTCCGGAGCATATAAGCAAACTGGAAAATCTTACTTCTTTATATTTGAGTAGCAACCAGATAAAAGAAATTCCGGAGCATATAAGCAAACTGGAAAATCTTACTTCTTTAGATTTGAATAGCAACCAGATAAAAGAAATCAAGGAGCATATAAGCAAACTGGAAAATCTTACTTCTTTAGATTTGAGTAGCAACCAGATAAAAGAAATTCCGGAGCATATTAGCAAACTGGAAAATCTTACTTCTTTAGATTTGAGTAGCACAGATAAAAGAGCTATAAGCAATGGAAATCTCTTCTTTAGATTTGAGTAG
- the waaF gene encoding lipopolysaccharide heptosyltransferase II yields MKILIIQTAFLGDLILTTSFFREVKEKYKGAEIHLIVNKGTEDILAGNKNITSVIPFDKAKVKKSIFYFSQFIQSLRQEKFDLCICPHFSHRSSLIAYFSGSKERIGYAEAGFSFLHTTKISRPTRGKHEVDKLFSLINNSTEEFTTKRKRPELFFPEERILKIRDLLQLHNLNKNFIIIAPSSIWETKRMPTEKFKQLFNLITHNTNYSIVLIGSSKDQILCENIIDRRLPDNVKKTQSDPERIFNLAGKTDLVELSYVISRAKAIVSNDSSPIHFASAHNIPTVMIYGATIPDFGYSTLADKYFFSEVNDLPCRPCGIHGGKVCPEKHFKCMEYQDIELMFKELLILAQ; encoded by the coding sequence ATGAAAATACTGATTATTCAAACTGCTTTTTTAGGCGATCTCATTCTAACTACTTCCTTTTTTAGAGAAGTAAAAGAAAAATACAAAGGAGCAGAGATTCATCTCATAGTCAACAAAGGCACAGAAGACATTTTAGCCGGAAATAAGAATATAACAAGCGTTATTCCCTTTGACAAAGCTAAAGTAAAAAAGTCTATCTTTTACTTTTCTCAATTTATTCAAAGTCTGAGACAGGAAAAATTTGATCTATGTATCTGTCCTCATTTTTCACACCGTTCGAGCTTAATAGCTTATTTTTCCGGCTCAAAAGAAAGAATTGGTTATGCAGAAGCAGGATTTTCCTTTCTACACACAACGAAAATTTCCCGTCCCACTCGCGGCAAACACGAAGTAGACAAACTTTTTTCTCTTATCAACAATTCCACAGAGGAATTTACCACTAAACGAAAACGTCCAGAGCTTTTCTTTCCCGAAGAAAGAATTCTAAAAATTCGTGACCTATTGCAATTGCACAATTTAAACAAAAACTTTATAATCATTGCTCCTTCTTCTATTTGGGAAACAAAGAGAATGCCCACAGAAAAATTCAAACAACTCTTCAATCTCATAACGCATAATACCAATTACTCTATCGTTCTAATCGGCTCGAGCAAAGACCAAATTCTTTGTGAAAATATAATAGACAGAAGACTTCCAGACAATGTAAAAAAGACACAATCCGACCCGGAAAGAATTTTTAATCTGGCAGGAAAGACAGATTTAGTTGAGCTTTCCTATGTAATCAGTCGAGCAAAAGCAATTGTATCCAACGATTCTTCTCCTATTCATTTTGCATCGGCACACAATATCCCTACAGTTATGATCTATGGTGCAACCATCCCTGACTTTGGTTACTCTACATTAGCCGATAAATATTTTTTCTCCGAAGTAAATGACCTTCCCTGTCGTCCATGCGGAATTCATGGCGGCAAAGTCTGTCCCGAAAAACATTTTAAATGCATGGAGTATCAGGATATTGAGTTAATGTTTAAGGAATTGCTAATATTAGCTCAATAA
- a CDS encoding thiolase family protein — protein sequence MKPIYIHCPNLSKFGKHELSVLQLSRQTAEISLSQFEKDRIDLLLFTSFTPERYTNEFHLAAKLADSLGLKSVFAIRTETASSSGASALHVAYSMLASGMFKNALIVGTEIMSKLSREESNLVLGSVLSDRMRNFSMSMAQGAALITTRYLQDYNYRREDLFYIAKKLHDNGFENPNAHIKKKITEEDYKQAPIFSEPLGLYDISPLSDGSASLVLSAEAKSDIQIRGIGHGLGEFKTVNLGTSFPSSLAAYKKAYEMAHLKPSDIQIAELHDAFTTFEIIGAEDAGLFPKGHALNAVKDGVSAITGDLPINPSGGLKSRGHPIGASGLAQIVELIRFMRLQNRSIGLAHSIGGLATNNFATILERT from the coding sequence ATGAAACCTATCTATATTCATTGTCCTAATCTCAGTAAATTCGGAAAGCATGAGCTTTCTGTTTTGCAGCTTTCTAGGCAAACGGCAGAAATTTCTCTTTCTCAGTTTGAAAAAGACAGAATTGACTTACTCCTATTTACCTCTTTTACACCAGAACGCTATACAAACGAGTTTCATCTAGCCGCAAAGCTAGCAGACTCACTCGGTCTAAAATCTGTATTTGCGATTCGAACAGAAACTGCTTCTTCGAGTGGTGCCTCTGCCCTGCATGTGGCTTACTCTATGTTAGCCAGTGGTATGTTTAAGAATGCACTCATTGTAGGAACGGAGATTATGAGTAAGTTAAGTAGAGAAGAAAGCAACTTAGTCTTAGGCTCTGTATTGTCCGACAGAATGAGAAATTTCTCTATGTCAATGGCACAAGGTGCGGCTTTGATTACTACGCGTTATCTGCAAGACTATAATTACAGACGAGAAGATTTATTTTATATTGCGAAGAAATTGCACGACAATGGTTTCGAAAATCCAAACGCACATATCAAAAAGAAGATTACCGAAGAAGACTACAAGCAAGCTCCCATTTTTTCTGAACCACTTGGACTTTACGATATATCGCCATTATCCGATGGAAGCGCAAGTCTCGTATTATCCGCTGAAGCAAAATCAGACATCCAAATTCGAGGAATCGGGCATGGACTAGGAGAATTTAAAACAGTAAACCTAGGAACTAGTTTCCCATCCTCACTGGCAGCTTATAAAAAAGCCTACGAAATGGCTCATTTAAAACCATCTGACATTCAGATCGCAGAGTTACACGATGCATTTACCACCTTCGAAATCATCGGGGCGGAAGATGCAGGATTATTCCCGAAAGGTCATGCACTCAACGCAGTCAAAGACGGAGTATCCGCGATTACGGGAGATTTGCCGATCAATCCATCGGGTGGCTTAAAATCAAGAGGTCATCCAATCGGAGCCTCAGGTCTTGCTCAAATCGTAGAGCTAATTCGCTTTATGCGTTTACAAAATAGGTCAATCGGTTTAGCTCATTCTATAGGTGGTCTTGCTACAAATAATTTCGCAACTATATTGGAAAGAACATGA
- a CDS encoding M48 family metallopeptidase, with amino-acid sequence MKTKIIQYKGVGEIEIMKTRRTRGMSLKIHPIKGVCVSIPSHWSYKGAEEILRENQEWVNRSIQKLSATEKKSAPFTEDSNFKTKYHDVKILPWIGRDVSYTDRENVLNIYYPENRNVTDSDIQEQIRYLIEETYRKEAKQYLTARLAYLAKEKGFKYKGITIKNMKSRWGSCTALDHINLSLHLLRIPEELSDYVILHELCHTVHKNHSKRFWELLCKICPEAKAKDKEMRKYNAQVY; translated from the coding sequence ATGAAGACAAAAATCATTCAATACAAAGGCGTAGGCGAAATAGAGATAATGAAGACTCGCCGCACAAGAGGCATGAGTCTTAAGATTCACCCGATCAAAGGTGTCTGCGTTTCGATTCCTTCACACTGGTCATATAAGGGGGCAGAAGAAATTCTTAGAGAAAATCAGGAATGGGTTAATAGGAGTATACAAAAATTATCCGCAACCGAAAAAAAATCCGCTCCTTTTACTGAAGACAGTAATTTTAAAACAAAATACCATGATGTAAAAATTCTTCCCTGGATTGGGCGAGATGTTTCGTATACCGATCGGGAGAATGTGTTAAATATCTATTATCCTGAAAATCGCAATGTAACCGATAGCGATATACAAGAGCAAATTCGATATCTAATTGAGGAAACTTACAGAAAAGAGGCTAAGCAGTATTTGACGGCAAGATTGGCTTATCTTGCAAAGGAAAAAGGCTTTAAATACAAGGGCATCACGATTAAAAATATGAAATCCCGTTGGGGTAGTTGCACGGCGCTCGATCATATTAATCTGAGTTTACATTTGCTTCGAATTCCAGAAGAGCTTTCTGATTATGTGATTTTACATGAACTCTGTCACACTGTTCATAAAAATCATAGTAAGAGATTTTGGGAATTGCTTTGTAAAATTTGTCCGGAAGCAAAGGCTAAGGACAAGGAGATGAGAAAATACAATGCGCAAGTTTATTGA
- a CDS encoding Uma2 family endonuclease gives MIVVDSSFLINSSPLVKTYTLDEFFALPEPKDYSKMELINGVLYMSPMPDWRHSIIIEKLHSLLRDYIKSESIRGKLYTPRAGIQRTKTTWLEPDLFYLSKESLVRFEKEIPTTADLVIEVLSLSTFEYDKTTKADTYEALGVRELWLVDADTKQIEVRENRNANTKWDRIVVYEEGDFLESKVIEGLRFCIDEIVGK, from the coding sequence ATGATAGTGGTAGATTCTAGTTTTTTAATCAACTCTTCTCCTTTAGTGAAAACTTATACTTTAGATGAGTTCTTCGCTCTTCCTGAGCCAAAAGATTATTCCAAAATGGAATTGATAAATGGAGTTTTGTATATGAGTCCTATGCCTGATTGGCGACATTCAATTATTATAGAGAAATTACATTCTCTGCTAAGAGATTATATCAAGAGTGAAAGTATTAGAGGGAAATTATATACTCCTCGCGCCGGTATTCAAAGGACCAAAACTACCTGGTTAGAGCCTGATTTGTTTTACCTTTCTAAAGAATCTCTCGTTCGTTTTGAAAAAGAAATTCCTACAACTGCTGACTTAGTCATTGAAGTTTTAAGTCTCTCAACCTTTGAATACGATAAAACCACAAAGGCTGACACATACGAAGCGTTAGGCGTGAGAGAATTATGGCTAGTTGACGCTGATACAAAACAAATCGAAGTCCGCGAAAATCGAAACGCAAATACAAAATGGGATCGCATCGTCGTCTACGAAGAAGGTGATTTCCTCGAATCCAAAGTGATCGAAGGATTGCGTTTTTGTATTGATGAGATTGTGGGGAAGTAG
- the bfr gene encoding bacterioferritin, with product MKGNAEVLEVLGEILAAELTAINQYFIHAKMNKNKGYVKLAKYLQTESIGEMKHADAVIERILFFDGVPDLQRYMKVMVGSTIEEMLAHDLQLEFSAVERLNRGIEIATRAKDNGSRELMEKILVSEEEHIDWIEAQQTIISEVGVANYLAQQIEGE from the coding sequence ATGAAAGGAAATGCAGAGGTATTAGAAGTATTAGGGGAGATTTTAGCGGCTGAACTAACAGCGATTAACCAATATTTCATTCATGCAAAGATGAATAAAAACAAAGGCTATGTAAAACTCGCAAAGTATTTACAAACAGAGTCGATTGGAGAAATGAAACATGCGGACGCTGTAATTGAGCGAATTTTATTTTTCGATGGAGTTCCAGATTTACAACGTTATATGAAAGTAATGGTAGGATCTACCATCGAAGAAATGCTAGCGCATGACTTGCAATTGGAATTTTCAGCCGTTGAACGTCTCAATCGTGGAATAGAAATTGCTACTCGTGCGAAAGACAATGGCTCTCGTGAGTTAATGGAGAAAATTTTGGTTTCGGAAGAAGAGCATATCGACTGGATTGAAGCACAACAAACCATCATTTCTGAGGTTGGCGTTGCTAATTACCTAGCACAACAAATCGAAGGCGAATAA